One region of Takifugu flavidus isolate HTHZ2018 chromosome 14, ASM371156v2, whole genome shotgun sequence genomic DNA includes:
- the afap1l1b gene encoding actin filament-associated protein 1-like 1b isoform X2 — MDPNPQSVAMEHLVSELAALLKMLDQETVSQATANQMASVRNILDSLKLSVHGSDVYMNSCFYGNGTSFVESLFEDFDCDLNMLSASPEEQKEQHDEEKSLPNNSTPTDTPPPLPTTPLPDDYYEEAVPLDPGSAPQYFTTNMNTSRNSVEDDYYEDADNNYPTTRMNDNDSDALSSSYESYEEEEDEEAKGHGRPQRWMAEENPDAPVRDCRICAFLLRKKRFGQWAKQLVVVRDNKLQCYKSIKDSSPHTELPLNLCNVIYVPKEGRKKRHELRFSLPGGEALVLAVQSKEQAHRWLQVVQDVGSKCSNSDGVDGSTSPIVQRKLELDKVLQCDRQMSDSDSGPTADNQIVVAGRDTTDPLKGKRGTFSELTGSMSRAAGKKINRIITFSKKKPPLPGELPSCTSHHDNPRCGFLAVCLSGSWKERWCVVRGGSLYLQKDPGDQRPPLVMVPLKGAEVVPGGLGPKHPFSFCIRQSGKEVASLEASSSEDLGRWLGVLFAETGSTSPPEELHYDYIDVDTLTDIRHAARHSFLWATTTAASSSSASTDSRTYDEVYESVTDGDVESRTAQVRRHASFSSRDSEKTEQQASIKRHVSNVNHYARYGKTRAEEDARRYLQQKEELEEQKEDLRSALVSLRREKREVKEEMKSRTGHDLDQRLARLETLCKQKEEDRVELELKLTEVKDNLKKSLARGSTGPPTENKLILKAQTNKVEKVYETLPVNAASELRKRPPSLCVSSKGNVMQKAKAWESQKAS, encoded by the exons ATGGACCCTAACCCCCAGAGCG TGGCGATGGAGCACCTCGTGAGCGAGCTGGCGGCTTTACTGAAGATGCTGGACCAGGAGACAGTCAGTCAGGCCACTGCCAACCAGATGGCCTCCGTACGTAACATCCTGGACTCGCTGAAGCTCTCAG TACATGGATCAGATGTCTACATGAACAGCTGTTTCTATGGCAATGGCACCAGCTTTGTGGAGTCCCTGTTTGAAGATTTTG ACTGTGACCTGAACATGCTCAGTGCATcaccagaggagcagaaagagcagCATGATGAAGAGAAGAGTCTTCCTAATAACTCT ACACCAactgacaccccccctcctctgcccaccACCCCCCTGCCTGATGACTACTACGAAGAGGCGGTTCCGCTGGATCCTGGATCTGCTCCTCAGTACTTCACTACAAATATGAACA CTTCTAGGAACTCTGTTGAGGATGACTATTATGAAGATGCAGACAATAACTATCCCACTACCAGGATGAACG ACAATGACTCAGATGCTCTGAGTAGCTCCTATGAGTCttatgaagaagaggaagatgaagaggccAAAGGTCATGGCCGACCTCAGAGATGGATGGCTGAGGAAAACCCAGATGCTCCAGTCAGAGACTGCCGAATCTGCGCCTTCCTGCTGAGAAAGAAACGGTTTGGACAGTGGGCCAAACAGCTGGTGGTTGTTCGAGACAATAAGCTGCAG TGCTATAAGAGCATCAAAGACAGCAGCCCCCACACTGAGCTCCCCCTCAACCTGTGCAACGTCATCTATGTCCCAAAGGAAGGTCGGAAGAAGAGACACGAGCTGCGTTTCTCACTGCCTGGAGGTGAAGCGCTAGTCTTGGCTGTCCAGAGTAAAGAGCAGGCCCACCGATGGCTCCAG GTGGTCCAAGATGTCGGCAGCAAATGTAGCAACTCTGATGGAGTGGATGGGTCAACTTCACCCATCGTACAGAGGAAGCTGGAACTTGATAAG GTGTTGCAGTGTGATCGACAGATGTCTGACTCAGACAGTGGGCCAACGGCGGACAACCAGATTGTTGTAGCAGGACGGGACACCACCGACCCCCTGA aGGGAAAGCGCGGCACCTTTTCTGAGCTGACTGGATCTATGAGCCGGGCGGCGGGAAAAAAGATCAATCGGATCATCACTTTCTCCAAAAAGAAACCTCCTTTACCAGGCGAACTCCCCTCATGTACCagtcaccatgacaaccccCGATGTG gCTTCCTGGCTGTGTGTCTGAGCGGCTCCTGGAAGGAGCGCTGGTGTGTGGTGCGAGGTGGAAGCCTGTACCTGCAGAAGGACCCGGGGGACCAGCGGCCACCTCTTGTCATGGTGCCGCTCAAAGGTGCAGAGGTGGTGCCGGGGGGCCTCGGCCCTAAACATCCCTTCTCTTTTTGCATCCGGCAGTCAGGGAAGGAAGTGGCGTCCCTAGAG GCCAGCAGCTCCGAGGATCTGGGCCGTTGGCTGGGTGTGTTGTTTGCAGAGACGGGCAGCACCAGCCCCCCTGAGGAGCTGCACTACGACTACATTGATGTGGACACACTCACTGACATACGACATGCTGCCAGACACTCCTTCCT ATGGGCCACAACTactgctgcctcctccagcaGTGCCTCAACAGACTCCAGAACCTATGATGAGGTCTATGAGAGTGTTACG GATGGTGATGTTGAGAGTAGAACTGCACAAGTAAGGCGGCACGCCTCCTTCTCCAGTCGGGACTCAGAAAAGACTGAGCAACAAGCCTCCATCAAGAGACATGTCTCTA ATGTGAATCACTACGCACGGTATGGTAAGACGCGTGCAGAGGAGGACGCTAGGCGTTACCTGCAacagaaggaggagctggaggagcagaaggaagatCTGAGGTCTGCACTGGTCTCCCTACgcagggagaagagggaggtgaaagaggagatgaagagccgcacag gtCATGATTTAGACCAGCGGTTAGCCAGACTCGAGACACTGTGTAAacagaaagaggaggacagggttgAACTGGAGCTCAAGCTGACAGAGGTCAAAGACAATCTGAAGAAATCTCTGGCTAGAGGCTCCACAGGTCCTCCCACTGAAAACAAGCTCATCCTCAAG GCACAGACAAACAAGGTAGAGAAGGTTTACGAGACTCTGCCGGTGAATGCAGCCTCTGAGCTTCGTAAGCGTCCTCCGTCTCTTTGTGTCTCCTCCAAGGGGAACGTCATGCAGAAGGCCAAG GCGTGGGAGTCTCAGAAGGCGTCCTAG
- the afap1l1b gene encoding actin filament-associated protein 1-like 1b isoform X1, translating to MDPNPQSVAMEHLVSELAALLKMLDQETVSQATANQMASVRNILDSLKLSVHGSDVYMNSCFYGNGTSFVESLFEDFDCDLNMLSASPEEQKEQHDEEKSLPNNSTPTDTPPPLPTTPLPDDYYEEAVPLDPGSAPQYFTTNMNTSRNSVEDDYYEDADNNYPTTRMNGTPKSSYNDSDALSSSYESYEEEEDEEAKGHGRPQRWMAEENPDAPVRDCRICAFLLRKKRFGQWAKQLVVVRDNKLQCYKSIKDSSPHTELPLNLCNVIYVPKEGRKKRHELRFSLPGGEALVLAVQSKEQAHRWLQVVQDVGSKCSNSDGVDGSTSPIVQRKLELDKVLQCDRQMSDSDSGPTADNQIVVAGRDTTDPLKGKRGTFSELTGSMSRAAGKKINRIITFSKKKPPLPGELPSCTSHHDNPRCGFLAVCLSGSWKERWCVVRGGSLYLQKDPGDQRPPLVMVPLKGAEVVPGGLGPKHPFSFCIRQSGKEVASLEASSSEDLGRWLGVLFAETGSTSPPEELHYDYIDVDTLTDIRHAARHSFLWATTTAASSSSASTDSRTYDEVYESVTDGDVESRTAQVRRHASFSSRDSEKTEQQASIKRHVSNVNHYARYGKTRAEEDARRYLQQKEELEEQKEDLRSALVSLRREKREVKEEMKSRTGHDLDQRLARLETLCKQKEEDRVELELKLTEVKDNLKKSLARGSTGPPTENKLILKAQTNKVEKVYETLPVNAASELRKRPPSLCVSSKGNVMQKAKAWESQKAS from the exons ATGGACCCTAACCCCCAGAGCG TGGCGATGGAGCACCTCGTGAGCGAGCTGGCGGCTTTACTGAAGATGCTGGACCAGGAGACAGTCAGTCAGGCCACTGCCAACCAGATGGCCTCCGTACGTAACATCCTGGACTCGCTGAAGCTCTCAG TACATGGATCAGATGTCTACATGAACAGCTGTTTCTATGGCAATGGCACCAGCTTTGTGGAGTCCCTGTTTGAAGATTTTG ACTGTGACCTGAACATGCTCAGTGCATcaccagaggagcagaaagagcagCATGATGAAGAGAAGAGTCTTCCTAATAACTCT ACACCAactgacaccccccctcctctgcccaccACCCCCCTGCCTGATGACTACTACGAAGAGGCGGTTCCGCTGGATCCTGGATCTGCTCCTCAGTACTTCACTACAAATATGAACA CTTCTAGGAACTCTGTTGAGGATGACTATTATGAAGATGCAGACAATAACTATCCCACTACCAGGATGAACGGTACCCCCAAAAGTTCTT ACAATGACTCAGATGCTCTGAGTAGCTCCTATGAGTCttatgaagaagaggaagatgaagaggccAAAGGTCATGGCCGACCTCAGAGATGGATGGCTGAGGAAAACCCAGATGCTCCAGTCAGAGACTGCCGAATCTGCGCCTTCCTGCTGAGAAAGAAACGGTTTGGACAGTGGGCCAAACAGCTGGTGGTTGTTCGAGACAATAAGCTGCAG TGCTATAAGAGCATCAAAGACAGCAGCCCCCACACTGAGCTCCCCCTCAACCTGTGCAACGTCATCTATGTCCCAAAGGAAGGTCGGAAGAAGAGACACGAGCTGCGTTTCTCACTGCCTGGAGGTGAAGCGCTAGTCTTGGCTGTCCAGAGTAAAGAGCAGGCCCACCGATGGCTCCAG GTGGTCCAAGATGTCGGCAGCAAATGTAGCAACTCTGATGGAGTGGATGGGTCAACTTCACCCATCGTACAGAGGAAGCTGGAACTTGATAAG GTGTTGCAGTGTGATCGACAGATGTCTGACTCAGACAGTGGGCCAACGGCGGACAACCAGATTGTTGTAGCAGGACGGGACACCACCGACCCCCTGA aGGGAAAGCGCGGCACCTTTTCTGAGCTGACTGGATCTATGAGCCGGGCGGCGGGAAAAAAGATCAATCGGATCATCACTTTCTCCAAAAAGAAACCTCCTTTACCAGGCGAACTCCCCTCATGTACCagtcaccatgacaaccccCGATGTG gCTTCCTGGCTGTGTGTCTGAGCGGCTCCTGGAAGGAGCGCTGGTGTGTGGTGCGAGGTGGAAGCCTGTACCTGCAGAAGGACCCGGGGGACCAGCGGCCACCTCTTGTCATGGTGCCGCTCAAAGGTGCAGAGGTGGTGCCGGGGGGCCTCGGCCCTAAACATCCCTTCTCTTTTTGCATCCGGCAGTCAGGGAAGGAAGTGGCGTCCCTAGAG GCCAGCAGCTCCGAGGATCTGGGCCGTTGGCTGGGTGTGTTGTTTGCAGAGACGGGCAGCACCAGCCCCCCTGAGGAGCTGCACTACGACTACATTGATGTGGACACACTCACTGACATACGACATGCTGCCAGACACTCCTTCCT ATGGGCCACAACTactgctgcctcctccagcaGTGCCTCAACAGACTCCAGAACCTATGATGAGGTCTATGAGAGTGTTACG GATGGTGATGTTGAGAGTAGAACTGCACAAGTAAGGCGGCACGCCTCCTTCTCCAGTCGGGACTCAGAAAAGACTGAGCAACAAGCCTCCATCAAGAGACATGTCTCTA ATGTGAATCACTACGCACGGTATGGTAAGACGCGTGCAGAGGAGGACGCTAGGCGTTACCTGCAacagaaggaggagctggaggagcagaaggaagatCTGAGGTCTGCACTGGTCTCCCTACgcagggagaagagggaggtgaaagaggagatgaagagccgcacag gtCATGATTTAGACCAGCGGTTAGCCAGACTCGAGACACTGTGTAAacagaaagaggaggacagggttgAACTGGAGCTCAAGCTGACAGAGGTCAAAGACAATCTGAAGAAATCTCTGGCTAGAGGCTCCACAGGTCCTCCCACTGAAAACAAGCTCATCCTCAAG GCACAGACAAACAAGGTAGAGAAGGTTTACGAGACTCTGCCGGTGAATGCAGCCTCTGAGCTTCGTAAGCGTCCTCCGTCTCTTTGTGTCTCCTCCAAGGGGAACGTCATGCAGAAGGCCAAG GCGTGGGAGTCTCAGAAGGCGTCCTAG
- the afap1l1b gene encoding actin filament-associated protein 1-like 1b isoform X3, translated as MEHLVSELAALLKMLDQETVSQATANQMASVRNILDSLKLSVHGSDVYMNSCFYGNGTSFVESLFEDFDCDLNMLSASPEEQKEQHDEEKSLPNNSTPTDTPPPLPTTPLPDDYYEEAVPLDPGSAPQYFTTNMNTSRNSVEDDYYEDADNNYPTTRMNGTPKSSYNDSDALSSSYESYEEEEDEEAKGHGRPQRWMAEENPDAPVRDCRICAFLLRKKRFGQWAKQLVVVRDNKLQCYKSIKDSSPHTELPLNLCNVIYVPKEGRKKRHELRFSLPGGEALVLAVQSKEQAHRWLQVVQDVGSKCSNSDGVDGSTSPIVQRKLELDKVLQCDRQMSDSDSGPTADNQIVVAGRDTTDPLKGKRGTFSELTGSMSRAAGKKINRIITFSKKKPPLPGELPSCTSHHDNPRCGFLAVCLSGSWKERWCVVRGGSLYLQKDPGDQRPPLVMVPLKGAEVVPGGLGPKHPFSFCIRQSGKEVASLEASSSEDLGRWLGVLFAETGSTSPPEELHYDYIDVDTLTDIRHAARHSFLWATTTAASSSSASTDSRTYDEVYESVTDGDVESRTAQVRRHASFSSRDSEKTEQQASIKRHVSNVNHYARYGKTRAEEDARRYLQQKEELEEQKEDLRSALVSLRREKREVKEEMKSRTGHDLDQRLARLETLCKQKEEDRVELELKLTEVKDNLKKSLARGSTGPPTENKLILKAQTNKVEKVYETLPVNAASELRKRPPSLCVSSKGNVMQKAKAWESQKAS; from the exons ATGGAGCACCTCGTGAGCGAGCTGGCGGCTTTACTGAAGATGCTGGACCAGGAGACAGTCAGTCAGGCCACTGCCAACCAGATGGCCTCCGTACGTAACATCCTGGACTCGCTGAAGCTCTCAG TACATGGATCAGATGTCTACATGAACAGCTGTTTCTATGGCAATGGCACCAGCTTTGTGGAGTCCCTGTTTGAAGATTTTG ACTGTGACCTGAACATGCTCAGTGCATcaccagaggagcagaaagagcagCATGATGAAGAGAAGAGTCTTCCTAATAACTCT ACACCAactgacaccccccctcctctgcccaccACCCCCCTGCCTGATGACTACTACGAAGAGGCGGTTCCGCTGGATCCTGGATCTGCTCCTCAGTACTTCACTACAAATATGAACA CTTCTAGGAACTCTGTTGAGGATGACTATTATGAAGATGCAGACAATAACTATCCCACTACCAGGATGAACGGTACCCCCAAAAGTTCTT ACAATGACTCAGATGCTCTGAGTAGCTCCTATGAGTCttatgaagaagaggaagatgaagaggccAAAGGTCATGGCCGACCTCAGAGATGGATGGCTGAGGAAAACCCAGATGCTCCAGTCAGAGACTGCCGAATCTGCGCCTTCCTGCTGAGAAAGAAACGGTTTGGACAGTGGGCCAAACAGCTGGTGGTTGTTCGAGACAATAAGCTGCAG TGCTATAAGAGCATCAAAGACAGCAGCCCCCACACTGAGCTCCCCCTCAACCTGTGCAACGTCATCTATGTCCCAAAGGAAGGTCGGAAGAAGAGACACGAGCTGCGTTTCTCACTGCCTGGAGGTGAAGCGCTAGTCTTGGCTGTCCAGAGTAAAGAGCAGGCCCACCGATGGCTCCAG GTGGTCCAAGATGTCGGCAGCAAATGTAGCAACTCTGATGGAGTGGATGGGTCAACTTCACCCATCGTACAGAGGAAGCTGGAACTTGATAAG GTGTTGCAGTGTGATCGACAGATGTCTGACTCAGACAGTGGGCCAACGGCGGACAACCAGATTGTTGTAGCAGGACGGGACACCACCGACCCCCTGA aGGGAAAGCGCGGCACCTTTTCTGAGCTGACTGGATCTATGAGCCGGGCGGCGGGAAAAAAGATCAATCGGATCATCACTTTCTCCAAAAAGAAACCTCCTTTACCAGGCGAACTCCCCTCATGTACCagtcaccatgacaaccccCGATGTG gCTTCCTGGCTGTGTGTCTGAGCGGCTCCTGGAAGGAGCGCTGGTGTGTGGTGCGAGGTGGAAGCCTGTACCTGCAGAAGGACCCGGGGGACCAGCGGCCACCTCTTGTCATGGTGCCGCTCAAAGGTGCAGAGGTGGTGCCGGGGGGCCTCGGCCCTAAACATCCCTTCTCTTTTTGCATCCGGCAGTCAGGGAAGGAAGTGGCGTCCCTAGAG GCCAGCAGCTCCGAGGATCTGGGCCGTTGGCTGGGTGTGTTGTTTGCAGAGACGGGCAGCACCAGCCCCCCTGAGGAGCTGCACTACGACTACATTGATGTGGACACACTCACTGACATACGACATGCTGCCAGACACTCCTTCCT ATGGGCCACAACTactgctgcctcctccagcaGTGCCTCAACAGACTCCAGAACCTATGATGAGGTCTATGAGAGTGTTACG GATGGTGATGTTGAGAGTAGAACTGCACAAGTAAGGCGGCACGCCTCCTTCTCCAGTCGGGACTCAGAAAAGACTGAGCAACAAGCCTCCATCAAGAGACATGTCTCTA ATGTGAATCACTACGCACGGTATGGTAAGACGCGTGCAGAGGAGGACGCTAGGCGTTACCTGCAacagaaggaggagctggaggagcagaaggaagatCTGAGGTCTGCACTGGTCTCCCTACgcagggagaagagggaggtgaaagaggagatgaagagccgcacag gtCATGATTTAGACCAGCGGTTAGCCAGACTCGAGACACTGTGTAAacagaaagaggaggacagggttgAACTGGAGCTCAAGCTGACAGAGGTCAAAGACAATCTGAAGAAATCTCTGGCTAGAGGCTCCACAGGTCCTCCCACTGAAAACAAGCTCATCCTCAAG GCACAGACAAACAAGGTAGAGAAGGTTTACGAGACTCTGCCGGTGAATGCAGCCTCTGAGCTTCGTAAGCGTCCTCCGTCTCTTTGTGTCTCCTCCAAGGGGAACGTCATGCAGAAGGCCAAG GCGTGGGAGTCTCAGAAGGCGTCCTAG
- the LOC130538142 gene encoding fibroblast growth factor 13-like isoform X4 codes for MSGKAKGKEDKDHATKEPQLKGIVTRLSSRQGFQLQLQPDGTIDGTKDEDSTYTVFNLIPVGLRVVAIQGVQTKLYLAMNNEGFLYTSEHFTPECKFKESVFENYYVTYSSMLYRQQASGRAWYLGLNKEGGIMKGNHVKKNKPAAHFIPKPLKVAMYREPSLHDLTELSRSGSGTPTKSRSASALLNGGGKSPSNNDLS; via the exons ATGAGTGGGAAAGCGAAAGGAAAAGAGGATAAAGACCATGCCACCAAAG aGCCCCAGTTGAAGGGGATTGTGACCAGGCTCTCCAGTCGACAGggcttccagctgcagctgcagcccgaCGGGACCATTGATGGAACCAAGGATGAAGACAGCACCTACA CCGTCTTTAACCTGATCCCGGTGGGGCTCCGTGTGGTGGCCATCCAGGGAGTCCAGACCAAACTCTACCTGGCCATGAACAACGAAGGCTTTCTCTACACTTCC GAACATTTTACCCCAGAGTGCAAGTTCAAGGAGTCCGTCTTTGAGAACTACTACGTCACCTACTCGTCCATGCTGTACCGGCAGCAGGCCTCAGGTCGGGCCTGGTACCTGGGGCTGAATAAGGAGGGGGGAATCATGAAGGGGAACCATGTGAAGAAGAACAAACCTGCAGCACACTTCATTCCCAAACCACTCAAAG tggcCATGTATAGAGAGCCGTCCCTCCATGACCTGACAGAACTCTCCCGATCAGGCAGCGGTACACCCACCAAGAGTCGCAGCGCCTCGGCCCTTCTGAACGGTGGAGGGAAGTCGCCCAGCAACAATGACTTATCctag
- the LOC130538142 gene encoding fibroblast growth factor 13-like isoform X2, which yields MELRPPHPLALRPSIFIAVSPWLTPAQVGRQPHGEVNNIRGWVYSWETEEGCGWKLSRGWPPPAAASEPQLKGIVTRLSSRQGFQLQLQPDGTIDGTKDEDSTYTVFNLIPVGLRVVAIQGVQTKLYLAMNNEGFLYTSEHFTPECKFKESVFENYYVTYSSMLYRQQASGRAWYLGLNKEGGIMKGNHVKKNKPAAHFIPKPLKVAMYREPSLHDLTELSRSGSGTPTKSRSASALLNGGGKSPSNNDLS from the exons ATGGAATTACGCCCACCACATCCTCTTGCCCTCCGCCCATCCATTTTCATCGCCGTCTCCCCCTGGCTGACCCCTGCTCAGGTGGGCCGGCAGCCTCATGGCGAGGTGAACAACATCCGTGGCTGGGTTTATTCCTGGGAAACAGAAGAGGGATGTGGATGGAAGCTGAGCCGAGGGTGgccacctcctgcagcagcctctg aGCCCCAGTTGAAGGGGATTGTGACCAGGCTCTCCAGTCGACAGggcttccagctgcagctgcagcccgaCGGGACCATTGATGGAACCAAGGATGAAGACAGCACCTACA CCGTCTTTAACCTGATCCCGGTGGGGCTCCGTGTGGTGGCCATCCAGGGAGTCCAGACCAAACTCTACCTGGCCATGAACAACGAAGGCTTTCTCTACACTTCC GAACATTTTACCCCAGAGTGCAAGTTCAAGGAGTCCGTCTTTGAGAACTACTACGTCACCTACTCGTCCATGCTGTACCGGCAGCAGGCCTCAGGTCGGGCCTGGTACCTGGGGCTGAATAAGGAGGGGGGAATCATGAAGGGGAACCATGTGAAGAAGAACAAACCTGCAGCACACTTCATTCCCAAACCACTCAAAG tggcCATGTATAGAGAGCCGTCCCTCCATGACCTGACAGAACTCTCCCGATCAGGCAGCGGTACACCCACCAAGAGTCGCAGCGCCTCGGCCCTTCTGAACGGTGGAGGGAAGTCGCCCAGCAACAATGACTTATCctag
- the LOC130538142 gene encoding fibroblast growth factor 13-like isoform X3, with amino-acid sequence MTRSGAPMELLEGGRETAAAEPQLKGIVTRLSSRQGFQLQLQPDGTIDGTKDEDSTYTVFNLIPVGLRVVAIQGVQTKLYLAMNNEGFLYTSEHFTPECKFKESVFENYYVTYSSMLYRQQASGRAWYLGLNKEGGIMKGNHVKKNKPAAHFIPKPLKVAMYREPSLHDLTELSRSGSGTPTKSRSASALLNGGGKSPSNNDLS; translated from the exons ATGACGCGCTCGGGCGCACCGATGGAGCTTCTGGAGGGTGGACGCGAGACTGCAGCTGCCG aGCCCCAGTTGAAGGGGATTGTGACCAGGCTCTCCAGTCGACAGggcttccagctgcagctgcagcccgaCGGGACCATTGATGGAACCAAGGATGAAGACAGCACCTACA CCGTCTTTAACCTGATCCCGGTGGGGCTCCGTGTGGTGGCCATCCAGGGAGTCCAGACCAAACTCTACCTGGCCATGAACAACGAAGGCTTTCTCTACACTTCC GAACATTTTACCCCAGAGTGCAAGTTCAAGGAGTCCGTCTTTGAGAACTACTACGTCACCTACTCGTCCATGCTGTACCGGCAGCAGGCCTCAGGTCGGGCCTGGTACCTGGGGCTGAATAAGGAGGGGGGAATCATGAAGGGGAACCATGTGAAGAAGAACAAACCTGCAGCACACTTCATTCCCAAACCACTCAAAG tggcCATGTATAGAGAGCCGTCCCTCCATGACCTGACAGAACTCTCCCGATCAGGCAGCGGTACACCCACCAAGAGTCGCAGCGCCTCGGCCCTTCTGAACGGTGGAGGGAAGTCGCCCAGCAACAATGACTTATCctag
- the LOC130538142 gene encoding fibroblast growth factor 13-like isoform X1, with amino-acid sequence MSRAAAIASSLIRQKRQAREREKANACRGSSSPSNSKGTNEKPSKLNVFSRVKLFGSRKKRKRRRPPEPQLKGIVTRLSSRQGFQLQLQPDGTIDGTKDEDSTYTVFNLIPVGLRVVAIQGVQTKLYLAMNNEGFLYTSEHFTPECKFKESVFENYYVTYSSMLYRQQASGRAWYLGLNKEGGIMKGNHVKKNKPAAHFIPKPLKVAMYREPSLHDLTELSRSGSGTPTKSRSASALLNGGGKSPSNNDLS; translated from the exons ATGTCCCGTGCAGCGGCCATCGCCAGCTCCCTGATCCGGCAGAAGCGGCAGGCGCGGGAACGGGAGAAGGCGAATGCCTgccgcggcagcagcagcccgagCAACAGCAAAGGCACAAACGAGAAGCCCAGCAAGCTCAACGTGTTCTCGCGTGTCAAATTGTTTGGATCGAGGAAGAAACGGAAGAGAAGGCGGCCGCCAG aGCCCCAGTTGAAGGGGATTGTGACCAGGCTCTCCAGTCGACAGggcttccagctgcagctgcagcccgaCGGGACCATTGATGGAACCAAGGATGAAGACAGCACCTACA CCGTCTTTAACCTGATCCCGGTGGGGCTCCGTGTGGTGGCCATCCAGGGAGTCCAGACCAAACTCTACCTGGCCATGAACAACGAAGGCTTTCTCTACACTTCC GAACATTTTACCCCAGAGTGCAAGTTCAAGGAGTCCGTCTTTGAGAACTACTACGTCACCTACTCGTCCATGCTGTACCGGCAGCAGGCCTCAGGTCGGGCCTGGTACCTGGGGCTGAATAAGGAGGGGGGAATCATGAAGGGGAACCATGTGAAGAAGAACAAACCTGCAGCACACTTCATTCCCAAACCACTCAAAG tggcCATGTATAGAGAGCCGTCCCTCCATGACCTGACAGAACTCTCCCGATCAGGCAGCGGTACACCCACCAAGAGTCGCAGCGCCTCGGCCCTTCTGAACGGTGGAGGGAAGTCGCCCAGCAACAATGACTTATCctag
- the LOC130538142 gene encoding fibroblast growth factor 13-like isoform X5: protein MTFPLRRATSEPQLKGIVTRLSSRQGFQLQLQPDGTIDGTKDEDSTYTVFNLIPVGLRVVAIQGVQTKLYLAMNNEGFLYTSEHFTPECKFKESVFENYYVTYSSMLYRQQASGRAWYLGLNKEGGIMKGNHVKKNKPAAHFIPKPLKVAMYREPSLHDLTELSRSGSGTPTKSRSASALLNGGGKSPSNNDLS, encoded by the exons ATGACCTTCCCTCTCCGAAGAGCGACCTCAG aGCCCCAGTTGAAGGGGATTGTGACCAGGCTCTCCAGTCGACAGggcttccagctgcagctgcagcccgaCGGGACCATTGATGGAACCAAGGATGAAGACAGCACCTACA CCGTCTTTAACCTGATCCCGGTGGGGCTCCGTGTGGTGGCCATCCAGGGAGTCCAGACCAAACTCTACCTGGCCATGAACAACGAAGGCTTTCTCTACACTTCC GAACATTTTACCCCAGAGTGCAAGTTCAAGGAGTCCGTCTTTGAGAACTACTACGTCACCTACTCGTCCATGCTGTACCGGCAGCAGGCCTCAGGTCGGGCCTGGTACCTGGGGCTGAATAAGGAGGGGGGAATCATGAAGGGGAACCATGTGAAGAAGAACAAACCTGCAGCACACTTCATTCCCAAACCACTCAAAG tggcCATGTATAGAGAGCCGTCCCTCCATGACCTGACAGAACTCTCCCGATCAGGCAGCGGTACACCCACCAAGAGTCGCAGCGCCTCGGCCCTTCTGAACGGTGGAGGGAAGTCGCCCAGCAACAATGACTTATCctag